The Xiphophorus couchianus chromosome 22, X_couchianus-1.0, whole genome shotgun sequence genome includes the window TGTAGGATAAGATCACTCTGGTAAGCAGGACAACAAAAACCacatatgcagcattttcaAAGTCAGTTAGCTGAACCTGGAAAGTAAAACCAGAAACATAACTTGTTATTAAAAGTCCTCCAAAATAAGCCCAGATAAACAAACGTCTATATCACAAATACCTCCATGGGGCGAAACTCAACTCTCCAGCCGATGTCGGAGTTCGGAGGTGGAGGTTTGAACCTCATCGTCTGCCAGTTGGTCGACTGAAGattctgaatgaaaaatgaacacaGACTGAGCTTAGACCTGTGTTCTGTTTGTGGTAAGAGATTAGCTTCTCTGgaagaagttttaaaaatcctCACCTCAAAGTGATCCGATTCGTTTTCGTCATCCAAATGTATTTTCTCCTCAAAGACGGAGAGCGGGTCTCGTATGAAGAGGTGAGCTATGTGTTGAGCCAGAAGCTTGTCAATCCCTGCAAACAAGACATTTAATGTACATCAAGTAGACATGCTTGTCCTGGCATGGTGGTGGAGGGGAGCGGGGCCTTGCTGGAGGACAGGTCCTCAGTCCTCACACAACATAGAACCATGCAGACACACCTAAAGGTAAtttagaccaattaacctaacatgtgtttttggactgtgggagaaaggAGTATTGGGGAAAAACCCACGCATGCAACGGGAGagcatgcaaactccatgcaaaaGAATCCCAGGTTGGGATTCAAACTCAGAACCTTCTTGTTGCAAAGCAACAGTGTCCCTGAATGCACCACCATGTGTATCGTTATGTATTTATACACACGTTCCTGTAATTCTTTACTAAGCACAGATTGTAAAGTAGACTATAACTTTAAAAAGCGTCTAAAAGAGACATCAGTACCTGCACTGAGCAGCTGCTTGTTGATCTCCTCATCTATCGTCAAATCGATGTCATTGTACTTCTCTCCACAGCAAGACAGGTAGCTGTCAATCGAGTCATACCTGGACTTAAAGATCCTGTACTTGTTGTTCTTCAGAGgctgcaaaacagaaatgagaagGCACACCTATATTATAATTTCCACTGTAAATCTATAAATTTGcctgtaattaaatatttgcatcactcaaatagtttttttatttgctattgACAACAGGGAAAAGAGGAGTGTGGAATGGATTCAGGTTCTCACCCATCATCTACGTAATGAATCAGTAACCCTTACAGTTCATTATCTTGCCCCAGAAGCTGAGAAGTAGAAGCAAAAAATGCACTTCCTGGTGCACTGCTAGGAAACCAACAGCTCTACCATTCAATAGACGGTGACAGATTGGGCTCTCTCAGTCACTAATTGACCTGTTTGAACTGAGCACAGTCATTTTCACAGTTCAAATAAAAAGCCACGCATTAAGCCTTTCAGCACTCACTAAAACTGCTGGAAGCTGCTGTTCTCCGTTTCTATAATGTGCTCTCCTTAAGAAACACAATACATTTCCCTGAGTTGCATCAGGAAACAGTACAGTGTTTtttacagggttttttttggcaTCAGTTGGACATGGGTCAACAGTATTGAGacaaatcaaagtttaaaaaaattattttccaacaagataaaattatgaaattgaCAAACGGTTCTGTGGCTGTATAAAGGCTAGATTAGTGTGCTGGTGCCCCTTCCCCACACATTGCTGCAAACTGCAAATCAGCTGctacaattttcttttgctgaaaGGAATAGTATTATGTAGTTCGAGGGTTATATAATGTCACTATCAAGTAACTACGTTACcttcaataataaaaatgctgcatatatcaaacataatttcaaagaaatttgactttgcaatttgatgcctttgaaattgggcctctgtctctttaagaagttcctGCTCTTTTCGACACACAGCCTTCAGAAAGTCGTCACAACAATGCTCCTTCATTAAGCCGTTTATAACCGTTCTTAGGAGGGTTGGACTGAGAAGTGGTTCATATGATAAGCTTAGCAgctgtgcagttccaccaggtgtttgattattttgtgaGAATAAACATTTAGGCAGCCCCGAATGGCTGCCAAAGGAGTTTCAAGGATTTggcaaacatgcatgaaagaatcaaagcaacactccaatgtttttgataagggaaaaacagtataacatgacaaaaaaaaataatagtactGTCCTTTAAAATAGgacataaattaacaaaaagaaaaacatagaaGGTGGTATATGAAATAAATAGGGGTTTGATAAAGGTGTCCTTTTCTCAATCTCCATGTACTTTGTGGAAGTAGTGATGTAGTTGGAGGGCAGAACTCCAATCAAAGTCTGTCATTGTTACGCTCCCCAACTCACCAAGCGAGTTGTTCACAGCCCACATCAGCTGACTTCTACAGCGGCAAGCCAGTTTCCTGTGTTGAGGAAGTGATGGTTGTTGTGACAACCCACAGCACGATTTAAAAGTGTAAACAAGGCATTTCTGATGAGAAATAAATTATGTCATATATGTGAATTAAATCTGAATCTTGTGCTTGGCTCTCATCAGGGTTGCTACACTGAGCGCTAACAGTATGGGGAGAGTTACGATAGTTACATTTTCCCACAGCGCCGACGCTGCACGCCACATCCTGTCTTCCTGCACTGTCAGCTATTGTTTGCACACTCTCAGCAGTGTGGAAAATCAAGTCTACATTTGTAATTTACAAACAGCCAGTGGGAGCTCAGAGAGGCAGCTTGTCCTCACCTCCAGGCCTCGTTCCTCTTGGGTCCTGTCATCCACTGAGGCTGAGATAACTCCCCAGCGACAATCAATATCAGACATGTACCCTCTGTAGAAGGGTGAGGCAGCACTCAGTGCCATCTGCAATGAAAAACAGGAGGTTAATTTACAAACAATACCAGTAATTATGATCtagtatttttaaagtaaagatcTAGACACATACTAATATTTGTATGCATCTCTTAATCGCAGCTGAATAATTTCTAATGGGAAGCACAAATTTCATGCAACTACTCACCACGATGGGGCAGAATGTTGCTAGTTGGTCATAAAGATACCTTGCCTCATCAATGCTGCAAGCTTGGAATGTCACCTGCAAAAGCATCATAAATGAGGCTGAAGTccttttataaatcactgattGAGACGGTGGAGCAGTCAGAGTTCTCAGAACCCAGGTTTGCATATTCAAAAATACGTACTTGCAGGCAGCAGTTGCCCATGCCGAAGCCCATGGCGTCCATATAGATGTGGTCAGGAAGGGCTGCCCTCGCTGCTTCGCCGTCATCCTCAGGGAACTGCTCCACAAATGGAGACGGTGTGTGCTTATCTTTGTAGACTGCAAGAGAAAAAGCAGCCAAATCAcatcttttgcttttattcaaaatctTGTCTAACGTCTATGGAGTAATAAATTAAGCACATGAGTCTGAATGTACGGCAGTTCAAATTAATTGATATTAGACGCATAACCTTACCCACATTTACAGCAGATTATAAATGCAGTTAACCCtaagataaagaaagaaaataaatcaaacttacTTGGCACATTTATCACAACTTTCTCTCCTCTTCGATGGCGTATGTTTCTGGTCAGAGTGCTGAAGAGAAGAATTCAATGTCGACATAGAGCCTTACCAAAGTATCCATGTCCTTTGAACTTTTATCCCaatataaaactattaaaattaaTGCAATGATTGTTATatccataattttatttttactttatattcAGGTCAATGCTTAATGTAACACAATATTTAGAATATGATATTTAGTATTAAACTAGTAGTTCATTTCAAACCTTAGAAAGTAAACCAGCCCACCTGAATCTGGGGTGTCTGTTTATGGCTTCATCtgggaaaaacaaagactttgaCACTCCCTTTTCAACGGGAGTGGGTCGGTACTCTGGTTTGGTGAAACCTGGACAACCTGACctgaaaaaaggaaagcagGTGTCAGCTGCTTGGGAAACAAACCTTTCAATTACACACATACCGGCCACTCAACTTTATACTCGAGCCACATTCGACAACTTGCattcaaccacacacacattcatacaacAGTTCAGCAACAGTAAGCACTTTTCTTAGGGGCACAAGTGCCAGAAGGAGATTGGAATCAAATCCACAAGTTGTTGATTGCAAGATGACTACTACTAGCTGAGCAACAGTTGCCCTATTAAGTGCCTTAATAATTAATGGCTCTACGTTGATCAACACAACAGATAAAAACCTTGGAAAGGAGGTGATGGTGCAGAGCGTCATATTCTTCTTCAGGACAGACGAAGCCTCCAGACGTCTCTTCCTCATGTTGCCCTCCACCGTGTTGAACTCTGACATCGTTCCCCCGTACGGCTGCCCAGGCGTTCCCTCGATCATGTAGCTGCCATACTCTGGTCTCCAAAGTGTTGGATGACTGTGGAAGTGCAAAATATGTTGCGAAATCTTTTGCTTTATCATGTCAGCTGGAGAGAACCCTGTTCTCAGTATCGCATTgatctttttcagaaaataaactatGTACTTTCCCTTTATGGTGGTGGCACCAGTAATCCTGGCACCATAAACAAACACGATGCGTTTGTGCTTCAGAGCGTGCTCTTTGGTGTGTGCAACAGAGGGGCAGTAATGAGGTATGCATGGGATCCACTATGGTCACTGCTGCTGGTATTTCCCCCCCAGTCAAGTTAGCCATACAGATTTACGCTGACGTCAGAGGCAGGCAGACAGGAGCCTGTATAAACACACTGAGGAACGGCTCTTTAAACAGGGCTCCTACACATCTCTTCTCATGTCAAATTTCAGTACTTTTACAGAGTTTGCCGTtattttgggataaataaaattctaaatgaAAGAACTGAATATGTTTCAGTGGTCGGGCCTTATATATGGATGAAATTCAGGTCTCTGAACAGCTTTAGGTAGAGGAGCtccacaaaaaaatttatttgcataacatttccaaatatagaaattattttaatatgtccTGCAGTGTCCAAATTtgaaaaactgcatttcaaaAAAGTAATCCTTGGAAAATGTTCTATGGCATTTTCTTATTATATTTTACTGCTAAACTGGGAAATAAAATCTTCATCTAACTTGTGTTTAAAGTTAACAGAGCTTTTTAGAAAACAGTTTCAATACAAATCTAATGTCTTCCAGTAGAAATTTCtccaaaaaagtgtttgtgtcttttgaaAGCAGGAGGAACTTTTCCACCTTTGGATGAGATTTGGTTGCTTTCTTCCTGCAATAATCAGTTactgctttcaaactgaaaacaatcTGTTGCAACACTTTACATATCACTAGGTCTGTGAAGATCTTAATGGGTAAACTTCAAGTTATGCGACTCCAAGGAATTATGAGCACTTTCACCTGTAAAAGGTTAAATCCAGCGGTAATGATTAGAAACTCTCGTTGTCATCCAGGCTTGAGTTGTTTTAGGAAAAACAGAGGAGTCCACCGGCACCTGGCAGAACTCATTGGAAAGAATGTGCTTTTCATAGCGATACTAAAAGAAGACCccagaaataaaaccacaaatactCCTAAATGAGCcgtttttaaaatcatgtaacaataacaatataacTCTCCCTTATGAGAGAGCGCATACTTTGAATGATGAGTATGAGGATGCTATACAATGCATGCATGCCGAGAGcagtaagaaaaatataaaaggtcCCAGTCAGCGATTGATGGATTTCATTAAAGACAGCGATAATGACACAGCTAGATAATAAAGTTCAGAGTTTCACTTCAATAAACAAGATGGAAAAGGAGTGGCTTTTCACAGATTCATCCCTGGCATCTTCAGCATTTAATTTCTCATCTGACGGAGTTGTTCCGTGACTCGGAGTAATCAGATGTAAATCACATAGAACAAGAGTTAGAACTAGATTCTACCAACTAAGCAAAGCAGAAGCAGAGAGATGACCCATGATCCAAACTGAT containing:
- the gclc gene encoding glutamate--cysteine ligase catalytic subunit yields the protein MGLLSQGSPLNWEETRKYADHIRKHGIIQFLNIYNKVKDRQRDVLKWGDEVEYMLVELDDNDEKVRLVLNGGDVLETLQEQGENTNPNHPTLWRPEYGSYMIEGTPGQPYGGTMSEFNTVEGNMRKRRLEASSVLKKNMTLCTITSFPRSGCPGFTKPEYRPTPVEKGVSKSLFFPDEAINRHPRFSTLTRNIRHRRGEKVVINVPIYKDKHTPSPFVEQFPEDDGEAARAALPDHIYMDAMGFGMGNCCLQVTFQACSIDEARYLYDQLATFCPIVMALSAASPFYRGYMSDIDCRWGVISASVDDRTQEERGLEPLKNNKYRIFKSRYDSIDSYLSCCGEKYNDIDLTIDEEINKQLLSAGIDKLLAQHIAHLFIRDPLSVFEEKIHLDDENESDHFENLQSTNWQTMRFKPPPPNSDIGWRVEFRPMEVQLTDFENAAYVVFVVLLTRVILSYKLDFLIPLSKVDENMKVAQKRNAVQEGMFYFRKDMFKGCNPGLDCASSAQNGVEFEGSNEDYTLMSIDTIINGKEGVFQGLIPILNSYLENMEVDVDTRCTILNYLKLIKKRASGELMTMAKWMREFVAKHPEYKQDSVITDKINYDLLKRCDRIAKGEEQCPELFGNPVNRVK